A single region of the Rhodococcus sp. W8901 genome encodes:
- a CDS encoding CHAP domain-containing protein, producing MSAQPVARRRRLAVWSASVIAVLVLAAGAVLWWAPDRYLPWDTAAFPDVDTATLTPTQAKVVDLLEAEHREQRPGTFYSDGAKEPWCANFVSWIMREAGEPLSNPNSGSWRIPGVYTLQEYYEAEGRFEPMGNGYRPKTGDVVLYNNEFRIGQHTNFVVAVDGDDATTVGGNELGKIRVHDLDWESDSAVVGFGRLDS from the coding sequence ATGAGCGCACAGCCCGTCGCCCGTCGTCGTCGCCTCGCCGTGTGGAGCGCATCCGTGATCGCGGTGCTGGTGCTGGCGGCGGGCGCGGTGCTGTGGTGGGCGCCCGATCGGTACCTGCCGTGGGACACCGCGGCCTTCCCGGACGTCGACACCGCGACGCTGACTCCCACACAGGCCAAGGTGGTCGACCTCCTCGAGGCCGAGCACCGCGAGCAGCGGCCCGGCACCTTCTATTCCGACGGCGCGAAGGAGCCGTGGTGCGCCAACTTCGTCAGCTGGATCATGCGCGAGGCGGGGGAGCCGCTGTCGAATCCGAACTCCGGGTCGTGGCGGATCCCGGGCGTCTACACGCTCCAGGAGTATTACGAGGCCGAGGGACGGTTCGAGCCGATGGGCAACGGCTACCGCCCCAAGACCGGTGACGTGGTGTTGTACAACAACGAGTTCCGGATCGGTCAGCACACCAACTTCGTCGTCGCTGTCGACGGCGACGACGCCACCACCGTCGGTGGCAACGAACTCGGCAAGATCCGGGTCCACGACCTCGATTGGGAATCCGATTCCGCCGTTGTCGGTTTCGGTCGACTCGATTCCTGA
- a CDS encoding AMIN-like domain-containing (lipo)protein: MAGAIMLAGCGADSGSPQSDSLPAPPATSTPADRTGRIQFGATPLPPATLEPPVPAVPATDVPSPDGGGPTAAVDDVRIEIDADTGIERVVYLFDGSGVPFWKAGYVAEAVPYGGGPTLPVTGRAIMQVDIMGTALPARRLYDTATPLVGPDRSRVTQLFLLPDTRDVNGTTQSFIGLRAEPAQFEIVTVEDPPQLIIEFR, from the coding sequence GTGGCAGGTGCGATCATGTTGGCGGGCTGTGGCGCCGATTCGGGATCGCCACAATCGGATTCGCTGCCCGCACCGCCAGCTACGTCCACTCCCGCCGACCGCACCGGCAGGATCCAGTTCGGCGCGACTCCTCTACCCCCGGCGACGCTCGAGCCCCCCGTGCCCGCCGTGCCCGCCACCGACGTCCCGTCGCCCGACGGTGGTGGTCCCACTGCGGCAGTGGACGACGTGCGGATCGAGATCGACGCCGACACCGGCATCGAGAGGGTTGTCTATCTGTTCGACGGTTCCGGTGTTCCCTTCTGGAAGGCGGGATATGTCGCCGAGGCGGTCCCCTACGGCGGCGGTCCGACCCTGCCGGTCACGGGACGGGCGATCATGCAGGTCGACATCATGGGTACCGCGCTGCCCGCGCGCCGCCTCTACGACACCGCAACTCCCTTGGTGGGACCGGACCGGTCCCGCGTAACCCAACTCTTCCTGCTGCCCGACACACGAGACGTGAACGGAACCACCCAGTCCTTCATCGGTCTTCGCGCCGAGCCTGCGCAGTTCGAAATTGTGACCGTCGAGGATCCGCCCCAGCTGATCATCGAGTTCCGCTGA
- a CDS encoding class I SAM-dependent methyltransferase, with protein sequence MDQPGYDVMANLYAETFPSPYLTPLERQVIAAFADLVHDSPGEGAVLDVGCGPGDVAADLASKGLDVLGIDPSVAMLGIARRSYPHLRFVYGDAHLAAEELAGVAVRAILARFSLIHVPPAEVSAVLHHWSALVAPGAFVAVAGQTTDAVGEVIEFDHAVAPAWLWHPDRLAAALADAGFDEVWRTISRPDANHRFPEVHLVARRR encoded by the coding sequence ATGGATCAGCCGGGATACGACGTCATGGCGAATCTCTACGCCGAGACGTTTCCATCTCCGTACCTGACGCCACTCGAGCGTCAGGTCATCGCAGCGTTCGCGGATCTCGTGCATGACAGTCCAGGCGAGGGCGCGGTGTTGGATGTCGGGTGCGGTCCCGGCGATGTCGCCGCGGACCTCGCGAGCAAGGGACTCGACGTGCTCGGCATCGATCCGAGCGTCGCGATGCTCGGAATCGCCCGACGCAGCTATCCGCACCTCCGATTCGTCTACGGTGACGCGCACCTGGCCGCCGAGGAACTCGCCGGCGTAGCCGTCCGAGCCATTCTGGCGAGGTTCAGCCTGATCCATGTCCCACCCGCGGAAGTCTCTGCAGTACTGCATCACTGGTCCGCACTGGTGGCCCCGGGTGCATTCGTCGCGGTTGCAGGCCAGACCACCGATGCCGTGGGCGAGGTGATCGAGTTCGACCATGCCGTGGCACCGGCCTGGCTCTGGCATCCGGACCGCCTCGCCGCTGCGCTTGCCGACGCCGGCTTCGACGAGGTGTGGCGGACGATCAGCAGGCCGGATGCGAACCATCGATTCCCCGAGGTGCACCTGGTCGCGCGACGACGCTGA
- a CDS encoding alkaline phosphatase D family protein, whose protein sequence is MFENRAPEGDKSDIRSGVSRRGLLRGSAVLAGAGLTVAAAGRAAAGVPASGPAGPAGFVHGVASGDPLPDGVIIWTRVTPSAAAQPGSGVGETVSVTWEVATDSGFGAVVRSGTVTADPRSDHTVKVDVAGLRPGTTYFYRFTAAGQVSPVGRTRTAPATDADLDRLRFGVVSCSNWEAGYFASYRLLAERDDLDAILHLGDYIYEYGRGEYGARNGSVRLHDPAHEIVSLADYRIRHAQYKTDPDLMALHAKVPFIATWDDHESADNAYDGGAENHDPATEGDWGARKAASTQAYFEWMPVRTNGTDAALYRRFRFGALAELSMLDLRTYRDEQASSGAGWRQTDSPDRTITGRAQMDWLTGGIVTSPTRWKLVGNPVMIAPCAFPPLDTHTTAAVTEMIGLPDAGIPFNTDQWDGYTADRRRLFDAITANNVRNTVFLTGDIHTSWACDLPVDAANYPAAGTVGTEFVVPSVTSPNIDDSLQVPPRTATVPVEEAFKAFNRHVRYVELDSHGYGVFEVNKAGAQMDWFYVNDPTDPRGTARHGVSYRVADGSQQAHPVGTPLDPAAYRP, encoded by the coding sequence GTGTTCGAGAATCGGGCGCCCGAGGGCGACAAGAGCGACATTCGGAGCGGTGTGAGCCGACGCGGTCTGCTGCGCGGCTCGGCGGTGCTGGCAGGTGCCGGGCTGACCGTCGCGGCGGCGGGACGCGCCGCCGCCGGGGTCCCGGCGTCGGGACCTGCGGGACCTGCGGGATTCGTGCACGGCGTGGCGTCGGGCGATCCGCTGCCCGACGGCGTCATCATCTGGACCCGCGTCACGCCGTCGGCGGCAGCGCAGCCCGGTTCGGGTGTGGGCGAGACGGTTTCGGTGACCTGGGAGGTCGCGACCGACAGCGGCTTCGGTGCCGTCGTACGTAGCGGGACCGTCACGGCCGACCCCCGGAGCGACCACACCGTGAAGGTCGACGTCGCCGGGTTGCGGCCGGGCACCACGTACTTCTATCGGTTCACCGCGGCCGGGCAGGTCTCGCCGGTGGGACGGACCCGTACCGCGCCGGCGACCGACGCCGACCTCGACCGCCTGCGGTTCGGTGTGGTGTCGTGCTCCAACTGGGAAGCCGGATATTTCGCGTCGTACCGCCTGCTCGCCGAGCGGGACGACCTCGACGCGATCCTGCACCTGGGCGACTACATCTACGAGTACGGGCGCGGCGAGTACGGCGCCAGGAACGGCTCGGTCCGCCTGCACGATCCGGCACACGAGATCGTCTCGCTCGCCGACTACCGGATCAGGCACGCGCAGTACAAGACCGATCCCGATCTGATGGCCCTGCATGCGAAGGTCCCGTTCATCGCGACGTGGGACGATCACGAGTCCGCCGACAATGCGTACGACGGCGGCGCCGAGAACCACGATCCCGCCACCGAGGGAGACTGGGGTGCCCGGAAGGCCGCGTCCACGCAGGCCTACTTCGAGTGGATGCCGGTGCGGACCAACGGAACCGATGCGGCGCTGTACCGACGATTCCGGTTCGGCGCGTTGGCCGAGCTTTCCATGCTCGATCTGCGGACCTACCGCGACGAGCAGGCGTCCTCCGGTGCGGGGTGGCGCCAGACCGACTCCCCCGACCGCACCATCACCGGCCGCGCCCAGATGGACTGGCTCACTGGCGGTATCGTCACCTCGCCCACCCGCTGGAAGCTGGTCGGCAATCCGGTGATGATCGCGCCGTGCGCGTTTCCGCCGCTCGACACCCACACCACTGCGGCCGTCACCGAGATGATCGGCCTGCCCGACGCCGGCATCCCGTTCAACACGGACCAGTGGGACGGCTACACCGCCGACCGGCGTCGTCTGTTCGATGCGATCACCGCGAACAACGTCCGTAACACGGTGTTCCTGACCGGCGACATCCACACGTCGTGGGCATGCGACCTGCCGGTGGATGCCGCGAACTACCCGGCCGCCGGCACGGTCGGCACCGAGTTCGTGGTGCCGTCGGTGACGTCACCGAACATCGACGATTCGCTGCAGGTTCCGCCGCGCACCGCGACCGTCCCGGTCGAGGAGGCGTTCAAGGCCTTCAACCGGCACGTCCGGTACGTCGAGCTCGACTCCCACGGCTACGGCGTGTTCGAGGTGAACAAGGCTGGGGCGCAAATGGACTGGTTCTACGTCAACGATCCCACCGATCCGCGCGGCACTGCGCGGCACGGGGTGAGCTACCGCGTCGCGGACGGCTCGCAGCAGGCGCATCCCGTCGGCACGCCCCTCGACCCCGCCGCATACCGTCCATAG
- a CDS encoding ABC transporter permease, producing the protein MSTALANPGLALVVLCGVMVTMAAVVYRFAGLGNPLTAPRAAVRGALQLVAVSLILAAALAHLWSSLLVLAVMFVAAAVTAARRARAGRSAVWLSVALATGVGLVVPLMLVSGVVPLQGVALVPIGGIVLGNAMTATALAAKRGLDAIDQRWGEVEAGLSLGFSVRDARMEVVGPAASDALLPGLDQTRTVGLVTLPGAFVGVLLASGSAVQAGAVQILVLVGLLLAQTCAVAVAIELVARGVVHRPGARQVF; encoded by the coding sequence GTGAGTACCGCGCTGGCGAACCCCGGCCTCGCGCTTGTCGTGCTGTGCGGGGTCATGGTCACGATGGCGGCCGTGGTGTACCGGTTCGCCGGTCTGGGCAATCCGCTGACGGCTCCGCGGGCCGCGGTCCGGGGTGCGCTTCAGCTCGTCGCCGTCTCCCTGATCCTGGCCGCGGCGCTGGCACACCTGTGGTCGTCGTTGCTCGTGCTCGCCGTGATGTTCGTGGCCGCCGCGGTGACGGCGGCCCGGCGTGCGCGGGCGGGGCGGTCGGCGGTGTGGTTGTCGGTGGCCCTCGCCACGGGTGTCGGCCTGGTGGTTCCGCTGATGCTCGTCAGCGGGGTCGTGCCGCTCCAGGGCGTCGCGTTGGTGCCGATCGGGGGCATCGTGCTCGGTAACGCCATGACCGCGACGGCACTCGCCGCCAAACGCGGCCTGGACGCGATCGACCAGCGATGGGGCGAGGTCGAAGCTGGGCTGAGCCTGGGGTTCAGTGTGCGGGACGCCCGCATGGAGGTGGTCGGTCCGGCGGCGTCCGACGCCCTGCTGCCGGGGCTGGATCAGACCCGCACGGTGGGTCTGGTGACACTGCCGGGGGCGTTCGTCGGTGTCCTGTTGGCGAGCGGTTCCGCGGTCCAGGCCGGCGCCGTGCAGATCCTCGTCCTCGTCGGCCTGCTCCTCGCACAGACGTGTGCGGTGGCGGTCGCGATCGAGCTGGTTGCCCGCGGGGTGGTCCACCGGCCCGGAGCCCGGCAGGTGTTCTGA
- a CDS encoding VOC family protein: protein MPVNVTPHLNFRGDAREALEFYRSVFGGELAVITYADAQNVTDPDESDQVMWGQVLSDNGFRIMAYDVPSHTTWEPGTIPFFVSIRGTDAEEISAYWEKLADGATILAPLAPAQWAPLYGMLVDSYGVTWVLDVEAQWNA, encoded by the coding sequence ATGCCCGTCAACGTCACCCCCCACCTGAACTTCCGTGGCGACGCCCGCGAAGCGCTCGAGTTCTACCGATCGGTGTTCGGCGGCGAGCTGGCCGTCATCACCTACGCCGACGCGCAGAACGTCACCGACCCGGACGAATCGGATCAGGTGATGTGGGGACAGGTTCTCTCCGACAACGGCTTCCGCATCATGGCCTACGACGTGCCCTCTCACACCACGTGGGAGCCCGGCACGATCCCGTTCTTCGTTTCGATCCGTGGCACCGACGCCGAGGAGATCTCGGCCTACTGGGAGAAGCTTGCCGACGGGGCGACGATCCTGGCTCCACTGGCACCCGCACAGTGGGCTCCCCTCTACGGAATGCTCGTCGACAGCTACGGCGTCACCTGGGTTCTCGACGTCGAAGCCCAATGGAACGCCTGA
- a CDS encoding DNA-binding protein, producing the protein MTSDPFTPPNPSRERAHREYASLFRIAERHGTTPEQRARQSHPEMLDPLGAIRIVAAIAGGVHTPDPGEPEIDDADVTAALGLIPKARAEMDQLEALLLDIARQRGMTWQEIAFGLGLGSTQAARQRYDRLVKRT; encoded by the coding sequence ATGACCTCAGATCCCTTCACCCCGCCCAACCCGAGCCGCGAGCGGGCCCACCGCGAGTACGCCAGCCTGTTCCGCATCGCCGAAAGGCACGGCACCACGCCCGAGCAGCGGGCGCGGCAGTCCCACCCCGAGATGCTCGATCCGCTGGGCGCGATCCGCATCGTGGCCGCGATCGCCGGTGGCGTCCACACCCCGGACCCCGGAGAGCCGGAGATCGACGACGCCGACGTCACCGCGGCACTCGGGCTGATCCCGAAGGCCCGCGCCGAGATGGACCAATTGGAGGCACTGCTCCTGGACATCGCGCGGCAACGTGGAATGACCTGGCAAGAAATCGCTTTCGGCCTGGGACTGGGGAGCACACAGGCGGCACGGCAGCGATACGACAGGCTGGTCAAGCGCACCTGA
- a CDS encoding FAD-dependent oxidoreductase, with translation MTNDKTYDTDVLVIGSGPAGGSAALLLATYGVDTMLVNKYGWVANTPRAHITNQRTLEVLRDLGVEAEALAQGTPQDMMGDTVLCTSLAGEEIGRISTWGAGEAHLSEYSSASPCPMIDLPQTYMEPILVTNAAERGAKCRFDTEFVSLEQDADGVTATLRDRLRGDEYTVRAKYLIGADGARSVVAEQIGLPIAGRSGVGGSMNICFTADLSRYCEHRPSVLYWAMRPGAHMGGIGMGLIRMVRPWNEWLLTWGYDIEGEPPTLDEDEARRIVLDLLGDDSIDVQIDSTSLWTVNHSYATEYSRGRVFCAGDAVHRHPPSNGLGSNTSIQDSFNLAWKLAAVIRGDAGPALLESYSAERAPVGKQIVDRANLSRDQFGPIFEALGISGGTDEDGIETGLAMCRAETAEGAARRRALIDAIELKNYEFNAHGVELNQRYASSATVPDSGAEEEWVRDRELFAKPTTRPGAKLPHAWLVDGDGLRRSTLDVVGRGQFSVVTGLSGGVWERAAAAAAEKLDIPIRSVRIDTPGLRDAYGRWARLREIAEDGVLLVRPDGYVAWRRNTSPNDEATATAELTAALTAVLDR, from the coding sequence ATGACCAACGACAAGACCTACGACACCGACGTTCTCGTGATCGGTAGCGGGCCGGCAGGTGGTTCGGCGGCACTGTTGCTCGCCACCTACGGTGTCGACACGATGCTGGTGAACAAGTACGGCTGGGTAGCGAACACGCCGCGTGCACACATCACCAACCAGCGCACCCTCGAGGTCCTGCGCGATCTCGGTGTGGAAGCGGAGGCGCTCGCGCAGGGCACTCCGCAGGACATGATGGGTGACACGGTGCTGTGCACGTCGCTCGCCGGCGAGGAGATCGGCCGGATCAGCACTTGGGGCGCCGGTGAGGCACATCTGTCGGAGTACTCGTCGGCCAGCCCGTGCCCGATGATCGACCTGCCGCAGACCTACATGGAGCCGATCCTGGTGACCAATGCGGCCGAGCGGGGCGCCAAGTGTCGGTTCGACACCGAATTCGTGTCCCTTGAACAGGACGCGGACGGCGTCACCGCGACGCTGCGTGACCGCTTGCGAGGTGACGAATATACTGTCCGTGCAAAGTATCTCATCGGTGCCGACGGTGCCAGGAGTGTAGTTGCCGAGCAGATCGGGCTGCCGATCGCGGGTCGTAGCGGTGTCGGTGGGTCGATGAACATCTGTTTCACCGCAGATCTGTCCCGTTACTGCGAGCACCGTCCCAGTGTCCTGTACTGGGCGATGCGCCCGGGTGCGCACATGGGCGGTATCGGTATGGGTCTGATCCGCATGGTGCGGCCGTGGAACGAGTGGCTGCTCACGTGGGGCTACGACATCGAGGGTGAGCCGCCGACGCTTGACGAGGACGAGGCCCGCCGTATCGTCCTGGACCTGCTCGGCGACGACAGCATCGACGTGCAGATCGACTCTACGTCGCTGTGGACGGTGAACCACAGCTATGCCACCGAGTACTCCCGGGGTCGCGTCTTCTGCGCAGGCGATGCCGTCCACCGTCATCCGCCGTCGAACGGGCTCGGCTCCAATACCTCGATCCAGGACTCGTTCAACCTGGCGTGGAAGTTGGCGGCGGTGATCAGGGGCGACGCCGGGCCCGCGCTGCTCGAAAGTTACAGCGCCGAACGTGCCCCGGTCGGTAAGCAGATCGTCGACCGGGCCAACCTCAGCCGCGACCAGTTCGGCCCGATCTTCGAGGCACTGGGCATCTCCGGGGGCACCGACGAGGACGGCATCGAGACGGGACTCGCGATGTGTCGCGCCGAGACAGCGGAGGGGGCGGCGCGGCGGCGCGCGCTGATCGACGCGATCGAGCTGAAGAACTACGAGTTCAATGCGCACGGTGTCGAGCTCAACCAGCGGTACGCCTCGTCCGCAACGGTGCCCGACAGCGGCGCCGAAGAGGAATGGGTCCGGGACCGAGAACTGTTCGCCAAGCCGACCACTCGGCCCGGAGCCAAATTGCCGCACGCATGGCTGGTCGACGGGGACGGGCTGCGCCGTTCGACCCTCGACGTCGTCGGGCGCGGACAGTTCTCCGTTGTCACCGGCCTGTCCGGTGGGGTGTGGGAGCGGGCCGCGGCCGCCGCGGCCGAGAAGCTCGACATCCCCATCCGGTCGGTCCGGATCGACACCCCCGGTCTGCGGGATGCGTACGGCCGGTGGGCGCGGCTGCGGGAGATCGCCGAGGACGGTGTGCTGCTGGTGCGTCCCGACGGGTACGTCGCGTGGCGTCGGAACACGTCGCCGAACGACGAAGCGACCGCCACCGCGGAGCTGACCGCGGCCCTCACCGCGGTACTCGACCGGTAG
- a CDS encoding dioxygenase family protein produces the protein MSRAVVASFAGTEDPRLHTLMTDLVRRAHDFVTSNDLTTAEWEFAIDFLTRTGQVCSDVRQEFILLSDTLGISTMVDILTNSRVREQTPSAVLGPFYVEGPPAVRSGADLAEGLPGVPMWVDVAVTDPDGAPLPDAIVDVWQSNEDGFYDVQLPDLDGPVLRGQFRTDADGRLRFWTILPCEYPIPDDGPVGQMLDAVGRHPFRAPHVHFMISAPGHRRLITQLFPSDGAYLTSDSVFGVKHNLIVDMPEHRGPTPDGRVVDGAWRRLDFTFRIAPDA, from the coding sequence ATGTCACGCGCGGTGGTCGCCAGTTTCGCCGGCACCGAGGATCCGCGCTTGCACACCCTCATGACCGACCTTGTCCGTCGTGCGCACGATTTCGTCACGAGCAACGACCTCACGACCGCCGAATGGGAATTCGCGATCGACTTCCTCACGCGTACCGGGCAGGTCTGCTCCGATGTGCGCCAGGAGTTCATTCTGTTGTCGGACACGTTGGGGATCTCGACGATGGTCGACATCCTCACCAATTCACGTGTCCGGGAGCAGACACCGTCGGCGGTACTCGGCCCGTTCTACGTCGAGGGTCCGCCGGCCGTGCGATCCGGAGCGGATCTTGCGGAGGGGCTTCCAGGCGTCCCGATGTGGGTGGACGTGGCCGTCACCGACCCGGACGGCGCCCCGCTCCCGGATGCGATCGTCGATGTCTGGCAGTCCAACGAGGACGGCTTCTACGACGTGCAGCTGCCCGATCTCGACGGTCCGGTCCTGCGCGGTCAGTTCCGAACCGATGCCGATGGGCGGCTGCGGTTCTGGACGATCCTCCCGTGCGAGTACCCCATTCCCGACGACGGCCCGGTGGGGCAGATGCTCGATGCAGTCGGCCGGCACCCGTTCCGGGCCCCGCACGTGCACTTCATGATCAGCGCTCCCGGGCACCGCCGCCTGATCACCCAGCTCTTCCCGTCCGACGGCGCCTACCTCACCTCCGATTCGGTATTCGGGGTGAAGCACAACCTGATCGTCGACATGCCCGAACATCGGGGCCCCACCCCGGATGGCCGCGTGGTCGACGGGGCATGGCGCCGACTCGATTTCACCTTCCGCATAGCCCCCGACGCGTGA